A window of Phragmites australis chromosome 2, lpPhrAust1.1, whole genome shotgun sequence genomic DNA:
CTAAAGAGGACACGCGCAATCGATAGTGACCGCGGAGTGCGCGACGCTCCCCTTCGATGTCGACGAACGgcggacggcgacggcgacggcaggAACAGAGCGCGCCGGGGACGGGGGCAGCGCGATGCACGTAGGCCAGAGATGGACGACACGAGGACGTCAACCACTGAACCTGACCGTGAAGACAGCGGGAGGAGGATGTATCTATCCACCCGTCCATCCACTCGCCCCCCGCGACGGAGCTCGCACGGCACGGCTCCCACCCCGTCGCCTGCGCTGCACGCACGGATTGGCTCGATCATCATCCGCTCCCGAGCCGCGCCGCCTGTACGCGTCACTGCTTACCTActccaacccaacccaaccagaGCCGCGCACTGACGCCGTCCGTccgtcccctcccctcccctcctctccgccTCGCGCGCGGCCCACGCTGCAATAATTTCCGCCAATCCGATTCCGAGGAAGGCATTTCCCCCCGACctccaaccaaccaaccaaacctAGCCCCTCGGATCACCGGGcatgcgccgcgccgccgccgccgccgcgtgaggaggagcagcagcagcagcagcagcagcagcagccggcggGATGGAGGCGGGCGGTGGGGGCGCGTCTTCGCTGCCGCCGTTCCTGAGCAAGACGTACGAGATGGTGGACGACCCGGCAACGGACGCCGTGGTGGCGTGGACGCCGTCGGGCACCAGCTTCGTCGTCGCCAACCAGGCCGAGTTCTGCAGGGATCTGCTCCCCAAGTACTTCAAGCACAACAACTTCTCCAGCTTCGTGCGGCAGCTCAACACCTACGTAAGCCAACACGATCCTTCACCCTTGCGCTGCgcgccctctccctctctctgtgttCCGCCGCTGGCTCAATCGGGCTTTGGTTGGAATGCGTAGTGGCGTGTTGCTGTCGGTTATGGTGGTTGCGCCAGTGCGGGATTCCTAGAATTGGGTAGAATTGGGCGAATCTTGTTAGCTGTAGAACAATTGTTTAGGTTTCTTGTTAGTACAGCGGATTGGCGGCTTGGCGTTAGGTTCATTTTCATGTAACATGTAGAGAACCATGGTCAACCCTTTTGCCCGATACATGTAGTATGTTCACTTATCTTGTGCGATGCTTTTTCCCTTCTTAATCCGATAGAATTCGAGGACGGTTTGACAGATGATCCTCTGACAACGGTAAATGATGTTCAAGTGACTTCTAGTTGCACTCCCACATCAAATCACCTAAACAGGTAGACCAAAGTTAAAACACCAACTGAATTAATGTGATTTAGCTGGTCTACTTCGTTTCTTTTGTCGACAGTACATTATTTCTTTTGACTTAGAGCCTTGACAATGGATGCTCCTGTGATGCTATTGTAATATGTTTCCACCTGTTCTTACGCAGGGCTTTAGGAAAATTGATCCTGAACAATGGGAGTTTGCAAACGAGGATTTCATTAGGGGACAAAGGCACCGGCTAAAAAGTATACATAGGCGCAAGCCTATATTCAGCCATTCATCGCACACTCAGGGTGCCGGACCACTAGCAGATAATGAAAGGAGGGAATATGAGGAGGAAGTTGAGAGGCTTAAGTGCGACAATGCAGCTCTGACCTTACAGCTTGAAAACAATGCACACAAGAAACTTGATACTGAGAGACGAATGCAGGAGTTGGAAGATAAGTTGATATTTTTGGAGGATCGGCAGAAGAATCTGATAGCTTATGTCAGAGATATTGTAAAGGCACCAGGATTTCTATCTAGCTTTGTACAGCAACCTGATCATCACGGAAAGAAGAGGAGGCTACCAATGCCTATTTCTTTCCATCAAGATGCAAATACTCAGGGGAATCAGATTACACATGGGGACTTAACAAACTCACCGGTCCATGCGGTTTGCAGAGAATCATTTGACAAAATGGAATATTCCTTGAACTCATTGGAGAATTTCTTTCGAGAAGCTAGTGAAGCATTTGATATTTCATATGATGATGGTGCCCCTGGCCCTTCGTCGGCTGTTGTTATCACAGAGCTCCATTCATCTGGGGAAAGTGATCCTCATGTGCCATCGCCTCCTTCAAGGATGCGTACCTCAGCTGGTGTAGGAGACTCGCACTCTTCTCATGATGTAACAGAGTCGACTAGCTGTGCAGAAAGTCCTCCCCTTCCACAAATGCAGTCCTGTACAGATTCACGAGTTAAGGTGTCAGAGATAGACGTCAATTTAGAGCCTGCTATTACAGAAGCCGGTCTTTCAAGAGATCAACCTGCCGAGGACCCTCCTGCTGTAGCACCTGGGGTAAATGATGGATTTTGGCAGCAATTTCTTACTGAGCAGCCTGGATCCGATGCACATCAGGAGGCCCAGTCAGAATGGCGAGATGGAGACAGTAAAGCTGATCAGATTAGAGTAGGAGACCGGGAAAATTTCTGGTGGGGCAAGAAGAGTGTGGAGCAGATGACAGAAAAGCTGGGGCATCTCACCTCAGCAGAGAAAACCTAACTGTTTGTATTTCTTGTAGATGAAAAACAATTAGCACAGAAACACGTAGGACCATGGTACTGCTGACATCCACTTTGCAGTGTATCATACCTTTTCCCTTGCATTTTGCTTGTGTTTAGAACGTTGGAGGGACTAGTTATGATACTTCACTCTCATACTTGGTTAGTTGAAACTTTCTGATACTACTTGTCAGCAACTTGTATGATTTCTCAGGTTTGTGGATATTGTTATATATCACAGGTGACTTTGAATACATAGACTGTAAGCAACGACTCATTTTTCATACATTTTCTTGTTCGTTGGTACATTAAGCCACACCTTTTGTGTTGGAAACGTGAAAGTTGctgcatcccccccccccccccccggccccccaatttcgttttctttcttttcatttcttttgtttcttctgaaGGCACAGCTGGTGCCTGAACTATTATTTTCCGgagtgttgcattcggtgctagATGAAGTGTCTGCATTTTCGAATTCTTTATCAGGGGTAAATCCATTGTAATGTACTAACATTTGTGTAGTAAACAGGTGAAAAATGTTTTGACCAGTGGTTGCCTATAACTGTTTACACGGTTGATAAGTTTTCTTTCTAATAGTCCTTCCATTCCAGCTTAAAAATAGGTTGTAGGTGCTTTTCATCGATAATTTTAGTTTGGTAGTAGTTACTGTTAATCTATACCAGAAAATGCAATTTAAATAACTATAATATTTTAATGTGAAAATATATTGACGGTTCAAGTGGTGAGAGTTTCATATAAGAAAATGAGTACTCTACCGCATCACCTGATGATTGCATCCTTCAAATTtcgtacaattttttttacatatcaTTAGATTTAGCTATGTCATGTGTGGTAAGACTAAAATTTCACGCATACTATCATGTGTAGTATacatcttatgtatcatcacatgttatttttaaaaatttaataaataGAGATTAGTCATGCTGTCTATAAATTATGAAAGAAATTTCAATCACAATTTAATCAACATATGTAGTAAGTATATCTTATCATATGTGTACATCCTATCAGGTGGGTGCTCATACGAACCTTTCGAATATGCACATGTACTAGAGATACACATGAATCAACatgtgtttctttctttttaacaTGCACATGTATGTGTTGTTGTGTATACATGAACTAGTATGTGTTGTGTACACATAAACTAGTATTCTTTTTAGCTGAACCATCATGTTGAACTAGTACGTGGTACACATAAATCAGTATGTGTTGTGTACAAAATAAATTGTTACCTACGGAGCAAAATCTGGTGAGAGCAAAATCCGGTCACCACCAATCGTACCAAAActttccaaaagaaaaaaaaacaactaaTTAATAGACATTAATTTActttccaaaaaaataaatataataatcaTGGGTGATATATTACCTCCTAAGATAATATGTTATATTCTTTAGTCCTAGTCATCGCGATCCAATAAGATAGACAATCCACACTTATTTAAGTGTATTATAAAATTTGCCTTTAAAGAATCCTCTGCTGCTACAGTTACCCAAAGAAACGAGTGCCACGGTTTCCACCCAACACCGTTGCTTAGCAACCAGCGTAGGTTGGCAAACAAAATAGAAGCATTTCTCAAACAAGCAAGCCACAAAACATATGCTTGCACATGCCAAATCTGGAGCCTGTGTTAACAACGCGTTGATCTTTTCCAGCTAGAAGCATTTCTCAAATGTATAGCATAACTATCAGAAAAACGAAGCCAAGATAAAGCTTTTCAGGCAACGAATCAATTCAAACCTCACCCTTCAGATTGTTACGACTCTGAATTCAAAAAGAGAAACCACTGTGTAACGTGTTAATAAGATATCAAATCACAAGCTGCGCACGGACACCATTCTCCTATACCACAAGTACCTCAGCCACACAGTTCATAGTCGGTGATGTGCAACTAAAAAGATATATCACTAAATATTACAAATGCCTTTTTTTGTCCATCGGAAGACGATAATTTCTAGATGGTGGAAACTTAAAGGGAAGATATATCCCAAGTAACGTCTCTTTTCCTGGAAGGGAGGTAAGAGAAGCAATTTTCCAGATAGAACATAATAAGTCTTTTGATTCAGATGATATCTCATCTGAATTCTACAAGTATTTTGAGAAGTGATAAAAGGGGATACGATGGACCTCTTCAAGGAATTCCATGAAGACCGTGTACCCCTCTTTAATCTTAATTTTGAGGTGATCACTCTTTTACCCAAGATTACATATGCCAAATAGATCCAGCAATATAGACCAATCTTGTCTACTTAATGTCAGCTTTAAGATATTCAACAAAGTTAGCACTAATAGAATTAGTGAGGTGGCTGGAAAAGCAGTTCATCCAACTCAAACTGCCTTTATGTTGTGCAGAAATATAATGGAAGGCATGGTAATACTCCACGAAACAATCCATGAAATGCATACCAAAAAATTAAACAATGTTATCTTGAAAATTGACTTCGAGAAGTCATACGATAAAATAAAACGACCATTTCTCCAATAAACACTACGAATTAAAGGGTTCTAGTCCAAGTGGTGTAAATGGATTGAGAACTTGGGAAAATATTGGCATAAAAGTTAATAATGATATTGGCCACTACTtccagataaaaaaaatgattatgTCAAGGTGATCTTATGTTCCAAATCCTATTCAATACAGTGGTTGATATTCTCGCTATACTAATCAAGAGGGCTAAGGGATGATGGTCAAATCAGTGGGGTGGTTCCACATCTGGTTGATTATGGATTGTGCATTCTACAATATGAAGATGTCACCATTATTTTCATGGTCTATGACTTAGAACAAGCCAAAAACATGAAGTTACTACTTTGTGTCTTTGAGCAGTGTTCGGACTTAAAAGTGGATTGTTCTGCTATGGTGAAGAAAAAGAATTTGAAAACTAACACATAAAACTATTTGGGTGTGATGTTAGGTCATATCCCTTCAAATATCGGTAATTCTCATGCACCATAGAAAACATAGAAACATTGATTCGAAGAGGGTTGAAGAAAGTTTCGAGAAGAAAATTAGTTGGAAGGCCAAACATTTGTCCTATGGAGCCATATTGGTTCTTATTAACTCCGTACTCAGTAGTTTGCCCATGTTTATGATGTCCTTTTTCGAAATAAAGAGATGAGTCCTTAAGAAACTAGACTATTTCCAATTTAGATTCTTTTGGCAAGGGGAATATCATAAGAAAAAAAGTATAGATTAGCCAAATAGAACTTGCTTTGTAGACCAAAGGATCAAGGAGGACTGGGTATTGCAAACTTGGATATTAAGAACATATGCCTTCTCAATAAGTGGATATTTAAATTACTAAATAAGGATGTTGTATAGCAAAAGCTTCTTGGAAATAAATAATTGAGATCAAGAACTTTATCACAGGttgaaattaaacataatgaTTCACACTTTTGGAAAGGCTTGCTAAAGGTAacctcttatttttcttttgtaatgcttgcaaaaaTTGAGCATTACTGGTGCAAGCATTGGTATCAATATTATAGCAACGAGAGCAACTTTGACTAGTGGAAGAATTAGAGAAcaaggttgcatcattagagtgGGAAATGCTATTCTTAAGGatatcaaattgcacttcaagaacTTTAAGAGTTCCATCTAAACATTTGACATTCTCTTAAAGTGTGACATTCTCTTAAAGCAATGGATTCATTTACCAATCTTAATTGTTTGGTCAACTCCTCAAcattctccttctctttagcaaggagcttctcgagttcaaggtttctattttttcaaggatgataaagtgctcttgcttctcgagaatctactcttgactctctattgtttttattagttcttttattttagTCAATGCATTTTCATTTGGATATTTTAACAAAGATTCACAACCACTATCGCTATCGATATCACTATCTAGAagcttgggttgtgattttaccttgcgcccttttgccataagacacttgGAAGTGTCGCCGTCATCGCTCATGTCACTAAAAAGTGAGCTTATCGGTGGAGTGAAGCGGATGGTGATGGTGacgaccccttcatcatcgaagCCGGAATCAGAGTTAGAGACTCTCTCCTCTCCGATGTGAGCTTGACTCGAATAGATTTTCTTATGGGTCTTATGCATGTCCTTCTTGTAAGGCTtgtcttttttctctttcttgttcttattcttcttcttgttatgACACTCAGCGATGAAGTACCCAAACTCgtcacactcatagcaagcccTCTTAGATGATCTTCTTTTGGACTCATCTTTCTTGTACTTTCTATAACCACCcttcttcataaatttcttgaacttctttaaaaaaagcaatttcttcatcatcggagcttTCTTCTTCACTTTACTTGatcttgcttgccttcaatGCAACATCTTTAGTCTTAGAGGTTTAGCTTTACTTGACAATGTTCTTTCTttcatttgcttcctcttcCATAAGCTCATGAGTAAGAATTCTTCCAATTACATCACTTGAAATGAGTCGCTTGTAATCCCTTTTTTCGCGGATAAGTGTTACTAAGGTGGGATTCCTTGATGCGAAAGCTCTCAACAATCTTCTTACTACTTTGTGGGTATCTAGCTCTTTACTTCTAAGCCTTTTAATCTTGTTCACTAGCACTATCATAAAGTCATATATTgcttgaggggtttcatcatcttcTATCACGAATCTTCCCAATTTCCCTTCAAACAACTCTATATTTTATTCTCacgcttgtggtgccttcatgtgtgacTTGAAGTGTGTCACATATAActttggcctcctcaagccTATCTACCTTGTTGAACTCCTCGGGGCTCAAGGCACCCAGTAGCACGCTTGCagcttgtgcattgcggtgAAAGTTTTACTCTTGTTTGGGAGTGAGCTCTATATCTTCATCTGGTAGTTCAAAACATGTACGCACAATCTTCTAAATACTTGGATAAAGAGATATTAgatgcaattttattttgtgcCCCCACTGGATATAATGTGTGTCATCAAAATATGGCGCACGCTCGGACGGTACAAAAATGTAAGAATGAGATGcattaatttatcataattgaaaccGATCTCAACTCCCTTGTTCTTGTTGTCGCCCAACGTATCATCCTTAGGACTTTTCAAGCTTTCTCCCAGGATGttaacatcttcaaattctccaAGTAGTGAAACCTTGTAGGAGATtaggctctgatatcaattgaatgtacgagatgtcgctagagggggtgaatatgtATTCCTGAAAATTTAAACCTTCACAGCGGATTAACAGAATCCAAAACTTTCGGGTTCAGTTCGGAACTTCTGAATATCGAAAGTTATGAGTTCAACCCGCACTTTTCAGCCAAATAGAATGAAATCGAGAACAAACAATGCATAGGTACTTCTAGTTGAATCTAGTTGTTACCACAGGTTCCAAATTAAGTGTATAGTGTATTTCACCTTTCACCTATAGCCATAAACTCACAAACACGTAGATTAGGAAAAATCTCCTAAAAGTCaactagaacaacaaagaaCACAAAAACAACAAAGGAGATAagaatttgtttcccaaagtttgGATACAACGAtcatacgtctccgttgagatgCTCACAAAGAGTCAGGTCTCTTGCAACCCTATTTctcaccaagcgaccacaaatattgagcttgggcttactcaaagccctctttccttgcggaggcgaggatAAACCTTTACAAACGTCTTGTGGCACTctacaagcttgggtgctcggCGGGCAACGGCTAATTGTCTAGGAGCTTAAGGCTCCAAGAGTAATGAGCGTGAAATCGACCGGCTTGACGacaaactcaagtgctcaaatgtTTGAATTGAGCTCACTAGCACCCAATCACTCAACCCAAGCCGAACTCAAgtgttcaaaggtttgaattgagctcactagcactcaatcactCAACTGAACTCTCAAAaccttgcaagatttaatgTCTAAGCGAGTGAAAGAGCTATTTAATAGCTATGAATGCTTTTGTCCTCGTGGTTGCTCAGAAGCAAAAGAAGGGAGGGGTGAGAGGGTATTTGTACCCAACcctaaaaactagtcgttataCAGCTTTTCTGCACCAACCCGAAACTTCTAGGTTCAACCCGGAACTTCCAAGTTAGCTTGAGACTTAGTAATCGAGGACCCTTGCTCGGAAAGAATCTAGAGGTTCTGGCACTCGAAACTTTGGGGCCAGCCCGAAAGTTCCGAGTTAAGCACTGAGGTCCTAACCGAGCACCCTAGCCTGGTCTCAATCCAAAGGTTTCGGCTACCTAGAACTTTTGGGCTGGTTTAAAAAAGCAAGCTGAGCACACTTGCTCGAAGCTCCACCTAGAGGTTCCGGCTACTCGAACTTCCGAGTTGCACCCGGAACTTCCAGGTATATAGGGCAACTTTAAAAAATACAGTGATCGTAGAgtgatttgtgtctctcatcttttagATAAAATGATATTTTGAGACTAAGATATCCTCAAGACAATCTAAACatatccctcttgatagtacaacaTACCTATAttcaaaatcaaaaataaaatcaattagaACTATTTAGTACCCATGtaccgcttctcttttcctcttgagggacgccaacgtcGTTTTACATATTTAACGAGAttaaaatatgttcataatctcattaaactcattagtctcttaatagtttatcatcaattattcAAAACCTACATAACGggcctagatacactttcaggGAACCCCTCGGTGAGCCACCATCATACCACCCAGGTGGGTCGAAGGCTTCGATGTGACGTCGCAGGTCTACGGCGGGACTCGCGCCGGAGCGGGTGCGCCGCTACTTATGCAGTGCACTGCTGTGGCAATGATGCAGCCAAGGCGACTCAGCCCTAGCGCCATTGGGGTGGTCGGCGCAGGCGTGGAGGACGGTGGCGCCGAGACAACGTCAACAAGGACTTCGACCTCTAGTGGCGATGAGTCTGCAGTACTCACTGTCGATGAGTACGAGAATGGTGCGAGGCCATGGATCGGGCAGAAGCTAAGAGGCCCTGGTGGACGACGACACCTGCGCTAATCAGGACTGTGGTGGTGCTTGGGTCGACGCCTTGCATGTCGACCGGAGTACGACGGCGCAGACCGAACCATGACGACAACGGCGATGGAAGAATCAACGATCACCCCCGAACACCATGACAACCACCGAAGGTGTGCGGGTGACGACATCGCACGCGATGCAAAGCGCCAAGGAGAGCGATAACCAATGCCATTGCAAGTATGTCTAGGATCGCCATGGTGCTCACATGTGATTGATGGAGGCCTTCGTGCCTCCTATTCTTCTGTTGATCGCTCAGTGGAGGGCGTAGGTTTTGATAATGTGTTGAAAGTGATAGAGCAGAGAACAAATGGTTTTGAACTACTTCTTTATTGATCTTTTATTGATATTTATATATGCTCAAGAGGTGTCCGTTTGGACTAAACAGATGTCTATCGACCAACAGACATGAATAACCATCCGGCAAAGCAATTGCTCGATAGTTGCCTTGACGGTTTTCTAACACTTCACATTGAAGGCTATTGCAATGCACGGGTGGACCCTTAATATTACTCTTCCTTAACATATTCAGTCCTGTAATTACAATATTACCCCTTGAACTTAGGTACATGCTGAAATTGTAATAAGGACCAGGCTGCATCCATTACAAAATGCAGAGACTGGAATGAactttccattatctaaaaaaacacaGTTCACTTGCCTTTTGTGAAACTTTCTGTTCACTTCAACcaggtgaaaaaaaaagttaaaagagAAACGTGCAGAGAAAGTCGGCGGGTCAGCTATGGACATACGGACCTACGTCTTACAGGAAAAGATCTTGCCGGACTGGAGAAACTCGTGGAGTCCAGCAAATTGAGAAGCTTCCCTCTGGAGCATTCGGAGGCCCTGCTGTTAGTCATTTCTTGAGTACCCAACTTCATCCATCAGAAAAATGTGTAGAAGATACTGTCGAATCAATCATCATACTCTGCAGGTGTAAAGCAAACCTTGGCTACGATCCTCCACCAATCGGTCTATCACTGGATTCTGTTTGTTCATCACCAATATCAAGCAAGGAGACAGATGCAGCCAATCCATCGGACCAATCGGTCTCCAGTTCAGGTTCTGTGGCATCTGCCAGTGCGCTCAGCATGGTGACCACTTCAAATGTATCATCCAGGTAGAATTTGGCTTTGCTTGGTTTTTGTCCGACAGTGCATGCAAACAATGCTGTTCTTGGAGCAACTATACTCCTCTTCATGATATCGGCtatgttttcaaacatgtcCTCATCCGACCTGTCATCACCAATGCATAATACGAAATCAGCCTGCTTTCCTCTCTCCTTCATTGATGTGAGTATCCTCTCAGCAACTACTCCCTTGCTTACTCCCTGCAGAGTTCGCACAAAACAACAACAGGAAATCAATCTTAATTATATAGCAGTAAATACCGGAGATGACAGTGAAGGTTAGTCATGTAAGGTAAAAGTTGTATGAGCATTGCTTGAACTGGCTATTACTAGAAACTATACAACTTCAAGGGGAAAAAACGTGGCAGAAGGTAAGAAAGATGGTAAACTAAGGGCAGTAGGTTGTTATGGATTcagaaagcaaacaaaaaagTGCTTACCAACAAGGCAAGCACAAATATTAGAACTACAGCAAAGCATCACTGAGGAAAGTTGCTTTCAGAAAGCTATCCTGCGATAAGATAAAAAGCCAAAACAGCGCCTACAGCGTCTTTCTAACTTAGGAGGGTAATATGTTTGTAAGGAGCAGAAGATTTGCAATAGCTGCATACAAAAGTCCGAAACTTATGAATATTAATTGTGAGAAAACAGAAGACACTAGCTAAACTCAGCGGGGACCATAGACACATGAAAGTAAAATATAGAATGCATTTTTTACAGTGTAATAGTGAACTTTTTAGTTAAATGGATAAATCTTTTAGGATGGTATTTTAGAAATTAAGGAGATGAACGAACCTGAGGTTTGACTTCAACAATGAACTGACCGCTCTTGACAGTGACTGGTTCATTTGCTAGTACACTTTCAAGGTGATCAAGCATCTCCTTTGCCTGTGAGGATCCAAAGCCTGGGTCAGCATCCTGATGGTGCCACACCAAAGCACTTTCCTTGGTCTCAATATTGGATCCATCAGTTGCTTCCGTATACAAATTCATCACTGGCTTTGCCATTTGCATCCATCCAAAGTTCATAGCCTGGGTGCTAGCTTGCCACTCTTCATCTCTGGCCCACCTACACAAATTCCGAAAGCTTATTTCAGTATTCATTTATTGTTGAGACAAGTTTATAGCAGCAGGGTCAGACCAGTTATTACTGTTCACCCTACTGAATAAATCAGATAGATTAAGATTaattcataaaaataataaaagtttTTCATATTCATATGAACTCTTCAAGTCAAAGTAAAGTTAATATTCTGTACCTTCCTAAGAAGGGGAAATACCAAGACACTACTAaaccaaaagtaaaaaaaacatatatagaCAAATTATGGGAGATAAATACTGCCGACTGCCTCCGTTCTACTTGTAGAAAAGAAAGCTGTGTCTCAATATCAGAGTGATGGCTGATAAGCATGGCAACGCCAACAAAGAAAGGTAGCAACACTTTCTTCACACttccaacaaaaatataaatattatggattttctttttaaataaCGTTTCCCTATATTTTAGACCTCTCCGTGTTGCACAAACAGAATGATCGTTACAATTGCAGTTTGACTAGTTACATCAGGAACCAAGCCACTTAAACTTTATATACTAAGTTCAGTGTTTAGGAGTACATGACTAATGAAAAACAGAACAGCAGAAGTTGTATTGTTCTTGCTAATTATAGAAAGATCAGAAGAAACGTAGCACCCTGCTGCTAGTATTCACCAAAAAGTACGGAATGTGcccaaatgaaaaaaaaaataccttaAGAAGTAACCATGCTCTGCTGCAATTCCCAGCTTTGGACACGAGGCAAACCACTCTCCCAATTTATCCTTGTCTCGCCCACTGACTAGAAAAACAATGTTCCTCCTATCTGAGCAGAGGGTATTGATGATGCTCAAAACGTCTGCATCAGGTGGCTTGTTGATGGAAGTCTGAGGAACCAAAGTTCCATCATAGTCAAGCAATATAGCCCTGCTCTCTGACATCTCATAAGCACCAACAATTGAATCCATGTTAAGCTTTGTAAAATGAGGGTCTAAGGCCACCACCCTGAAACCAAAACCCAACCCTATGCCCCAACAAGTCCTCCTAAAGTGATCCTTGCAGGCCCTTTCCAAGTCTTGGATGAAGCTCTTTGACCAATAAGCAACGTCATGGCTGCTGACATAACGGTAATGTTTCTCGTGCCTCAACTGCTTTTCCTGTTCTGGCATTGAAATAGCCTCATTCATCGCCTCTGCGGTTGCCTCTATATTCCAAGGATTAACCCGAATTGCACCACTCAATGACGGTGAGCATCCAATGAACTCTGATACAACCAGCATACTCTTCTTTGGCCCGCTCACCTCTGATATGGACTCAGATCCTGGAGCTCCCTGCCTACAGACAATGTATTCATATGGTGTCAAGTTCATCCCATCCCTCACAGCAGTCACCACCACACATTCTGCTATCGTGTAATATGCAATCTTCTCGACACTAGACACATCACGATCAATGAAAACAACGGGGCTATACCCCGACTGGCCAAACTCTCCATTAATCCTCTCGCAGCTCTCCTGAATCTCAGCCTGGATGGCTTCCAGATCCTTACCCCTTCCGCGGGCCGGATTAGCAATCTGCACTAACACTGCTCGCCCCTGCCACTTGGGATGTGTCCTCAGCATATTCTCAAACGCAAGAAGCTTCAAATTGATCCCCTTGAAGATATCCATATCATCCACGCCAAGCAAGACTGTTTTCCCCTCAAACTGCTGCTGCAGCTCGGAAAGTCTCCACTCCCTGTCGGGCAAGCGCAGAACCGACTGCAGTTGACCCATATGAACTCCCACCGGCATGATTTTGATCCCAACAGTGCGGCCAAAGTAATCCAATCCAATGTACCCACGCTTTGATTGGTATTCAATCCCCAGCATCCTACTACAGCACGAGAGGAAGTGCCTGGCGTAATCGAAAGTGTGGAACCCAATGAGGTCGCAATTGAGCAGCGCCTTTAATATCTCCTCGCGAACAGGGAGGGTGCGGTAGATCTCCGACGAGGGGAAGGGGCTGTGGAGGAAGAATCCGATGCGGAGGCAGTTGAAGC
This region includes:
- the LOC133908740 gene encoding probable alpha,alpha-trehalose-phosphate synthase [UDP-forming] 7 gives rise to the protein MMSRSYTNLLDLAEGNFAALGPAGGGGRRRQGSFGLRRMSRVMTVPGTLSELDGEDESEPAATNSVASDVPSSVAADRLIVVSNQLPVVARRRPDGRGWSFSWDDDSLLLQLRDGIPDEMEVLFVGTLRADVPVADQDEVSQALLDRFRCAPVFLPDYLNERFYHRFCKRYLWPLFHYMLPFSSSGSTATTSSSTPASSSGNGRFDRSAWEAYVLANKFFFEKVVEVINPEDDYVWVHDYHLMALPTFLRRCFNCLRIGFFLHSPFPSSEIYRTLPVREEILKALLNCDLIGFHTFDYARHFLSCCSRMLGIEYQSKRGYIGLDYFGRTVGIKIMPVGVHMGQLQSVLRLPDREWRLSELQQQFEGKTVLLGVDDMDIFKGINLKLLAFENMLRTHPKWQGRAVLVQIANPARGRGKDLEAIQAEIQESCERINGEFGQSGYSPVVFIDRDVSSVEKIAYYTIAECVVVTAVRDGMNLTPYEYIVCRQGAPGSESISEVSGPKKSMLVVSEFIGCSPSLSGAIRVNPWNIEATAEAMNEAISMPEQEKQLRHEKHYRYVSSHDVAYWSKSFIQDLERACKDHFRRTCWGIGLGFGFRVVALDPHFTKLNMDSIVGAYEMSESRAILLDYDGTLVPQTSINKPPDADVLSIINTLCSDRRNIVFLVSGRDKDKLGEWFASCPKLGIAAEHGYFLRWARDEEWQASTQAMNFGWMQMAKPVMNLYTEATDGSNIETKESALVWHHQDADPGFGSSQAKEMLDHLESVLANEPVTVKSGQFIVEVKPQGVSKGVVAERILTSMKERGKQADFVLCIGDDRSDEDMFENIADIMKRSIVAPRTALFACTVGQKPSKAKFYLDDTFEVVTMLSALADATEPELETDWSDGLAASVSLLDIGDEQTESSDRPIGGGS
- the LOC133908738 gene encoding heat stress transcription factor A-4b-like; this encodes MEAGGGGASSLPPFLSKTYEMVDDPATDAVVAWTPSGTSFVVANQAEFCRDLLPKYFKHNNFSSFVRQLNTYGFRKIDPEQWEFANEDFIRGQRHRLKSIHRRKPIFSHSSHTQGAGPLADNERREYEEEVERLKCDNAALTLQLENNAHKKLDTERRMQELEDKLIFLEDRQKNLIAYVRDIVKAPGFLSSFVQQPDHHGKKRRLPMPISFHQDANTQGNQITHGDLTNSPVHAVCRESFDKMEYSLNSLENFFREASEAFDISYDDGAPGPSSAVVITELHSSGESDPHVPSPPSRMRTSAGVGDSHSSHDVTESTSCAESPPLPQMQSCTDSRVKVSEIDVNLEPAITEAGLSRDQPAEDPPAVAPGVNDGFWQQFLTEQPGSDAHQEAQSEWRDGDSKADQIRVGDRENFWWGKKSVEQMTEKLGHLTSAEKT